One part of the Mycobacterium marinum genome encodes these proteins:
- a CDS encoding steroid 3-ketoacyl-CoA thiolase yields MGNPVIVEATRSPIGKRNGWLSGLHATELLGAVQKALVHKAGLSSGLQPGDVEQVIGGCVTQFGEQSNNISRVAWLTAGLPDHVGATTVDCQCGSGQQANHLIAGLIAIGAIDIGIACGIEAMSRVGLGANAGPDRSAIRAKSWDIDMPNQFEAAERIAKRRGITRQDIDAFGLESQLRAKRAWDEHRFDREISPIEAPVLDEQKQPTSELHMVSRDQGLRDTTMAGLSELKPVMEGGIHTAGTSSQISDGAAAVLWMDEEKARALGLRPRARIVSQALVGAEPYYHLDGPVQSTAKVLEKAGMKMGDIDIVEINEAFASVVLSWARVHEPDMAKVNVNGGAIALGHPVGCTGSRLITTALHELERTDQSTALITMCAGGALSTGTILERI; encoded by the coding sequence ATGGGTAACCCGGTAATCGTAGAGGCGACGCGCAGTCCAATCGGCAAGCGCAACGGATGGCTGTCAGGCCTGCACGCGACCGAGTTGTTGGGGGCGGTTCAGAAGGCATTGGTGCACAAGGCCGGGCTCTCGTCGGGTCTACAACCCGGAGATGTCGAACAGGTCATCGGCGGTTGCGTGACGCAGTTCGGGGAGCAGTCCAACAACATCAGCCGAGTGGCGTGGCTGACCGCCGGCCTTCCCGATCATGTCGGCGCCACCACTGTCGACTGCCAGTGCGGCAGCGGCCAGCAAGCCAACCATTTGATCGCCGGCCTGATCGCGATCGGGGCCATCGACATCGGCATTGCCTGCGGGATCGAGGCGATGAGCCGGGTGGGCCTGGGCGCCAACGCCGGGCCGGACCGCTCCGCAATCCGGGCCAAGTCCTGGGACATCGACATGCCGAACCAGTTCGAAGCCGCCGAGCGCATCGCCAAGCGCCGCGGGATCACCCGCCAAGACATCGACGCGTTCGGACTCGAATCCCAGTTGCGCGCCAAGCGCGCCTGGGACGAACACCGCTTTGATCGCGAAATCTCACCGATCGAGGCCCCAGTGCTCGATGAGCAGAAGCAGCCCACCAGCGAGCTGCACATGGTCTCTCGGGACCAGGGTCTGCGCGACACCACCATGGCGGGCTTGAGTGAGCTCAAGCCGGTAATGGAGGGCGGCATTCACACCGCGGGCACGTCATCGCAGATTTCGGACGGCGCGGCCGCCGTGTTGTGGATGGACGAGGAAAAGGCCAGGGCACTCGGTTTGCGCCCACGCGCCCGCATCGTCAGCCAGGCGCTCGTGGGCGCCGAGCCGTACTACCACCTGGACGGGCCGGTGCAGTCGACGGCAAAGGTGCTCGAGAAGGCCGGGATGAAGATGGGCGACATCGACATCGTGGAGATCAACGAGGCTTTCGCATCGGTGGTGCTGTCCTGGGCGCGGGTTCACGAACCCGACATGGCCAAGGTCAACGTCAACGGCGGCGCGATCGCCCTGGGCCACCCGGTGGGATGCACCGGCAGCCGGTTGATCACCACCGCACTGCACGAGCTGGAACGCACCGACCAGAGCACCGCGCTGATCACCATGTGCGCGGGCGGGGCCCTGTCCACCGGCACCATTCTCGAGCGAATCTAG
- a CDS encoding nitroreductase family deazaflavin-dependent oxidoreductase has translation MPKSPPRFLNSPFTDFFIKWMSRINTFMYRRNGGEGLGGTFQKIPVALLTTTGRKTGEPRVSPLYFHRDGDRVIVAASKGGSAKNPMWYLNLKANPKVGVQIKKEVLDLTARDATDEERARYWPKLVDMYPSYEDYQSWTDRTIPIVVCEP, from the coding sequence ATGCCGAAATCACCTCCGCGGTTTCTGAATTCGCCCTTCACCGACTTCTTCATCAAGTGGATGTCGCGCATCAACACCTTCATGTACCGCCGCAACGGCGGTGAGGGCCTGGGCGGCACCTTCCAGAAGATTCCCGTCGCGCTACTGACCACTACCGGCCGCAAGACCGGCGAGCCGCGGGTTAGCCCGCTGTATTTTCACCGCGACGGCGATCGGGTGATTGTCGCTGCGTCCAAAGGTGGTTCGGCAAAAAACCCGATGTGGTACCTCAACCTCAAGGCCAACCCCAAGGTGGGGGTGCAGATCAAGAAGGAAGTGCTCGACCTGACCGCGCGAGACGCCACCGACGAGGAGCGCGCCCGGTACTGGCCGAAGTTGGTGGACATGTATCCCTCCTATGAGGACTACCAGTCCTGGACCGACCGGACGATTCCGATCGTCGTCTGCGAGCCCTAG